From Methylocystis sp. ATCC 49242, one genomic window encodes:
- a CDS encoding DUF4202 domain-containing protein: MPALDATIAAIDAANAEDPRRVDGRAFESLYAERMSERLAAIYPDASDLLKIAARAQHLRRWEVPRSDYPEGRRGYNDWRRACRVHHANLVGDIMRAQGYDDAAIAHVGALIRKEQLKKDPESQALENVAAVVFLEHYFDEFLAKYDGYDDEKIVDILGKTLCKMSPRGHAAALALPLPERARKLVGAAVAREAAALERLAAVAID; encoded by the coding sequence ATGCCGGCGCTCGATGCGACGATTGCGGCGATCGACGCCGCCAATGCCGAAGACCCACGCCGCGTGGACGGGCGCGCGTTCGAGAGCCTTTACGCCGAACGTATGAGCGAACGCCTCGCCGCCATCTACCCCGACGCCTCGGATCTGCTGAAGATCGCCGCCCGCGCCCAGCATCTGCGACGATGGGAAGTCCCGCGCTCGGATTATCCAGAAGGACGTCGCGGCTATAACGACTGGCGCCGCGCCTGCCGCGTCCATCACGCGAATCTCGTCGGCGACATCATGCGCGCGCAGGGATACGACGACGCCGCGATCGCGCATGTCGGCGCGCTCATCCGCAAGGAGCAATTGAAGAAAGACCCCGAGTCGCAGGCGCTGGAGAATGTTGCGGCCGTCGTCTTCCTCGAACATTACTTCGACGAGTTCCTCGCCAAATATGACGGCTATGACGACGAGAAGATCGTCGACATCCTCGGCAAGACGCTTTGCAAAATGTCGCCCAGGGGACACGCGGCGGCGCTTGCCCTGCCCCTGCCCGAACGCGCGCGCAAGCTCGTGGGCGCGGCGGTGGCGCGCGAGGCGGCGGCGCTCGAACGCCTCGCCGCGGTCGCGATCGACTGA